The following proteins are encoded in a genomic region of Protaetiibacter sp. SSC-01:
- a CDS encoding DUF5719 family protein, translating to MADDERMDAETVTPEHGTPEPVTPEPGTPTGETPAAEAAAPETGEPAETPVPAPKRTPGAGRRATVVSLRIVRGIVGLAAAAAVVAAVGLVPLTTFGVEPLGTVVEPEPADLQTVCPGSLLRLGDESGGEAGSVFPVGTPTLTTAAEPGEPAASALAGGDASGSSTAQQPTTLVLPASESAVLAAAQRQDPGGQGGISGLAATACAEPTSSAWLVGGGTTVGRTSILHLVNPTAVAADVTLELWSESGQVRAPGMAGITVPAGGRLALPLSGFAPDLASPVVHVEARGGQVVAWLQTSVTRVLDPGGVDLVAAGSAPARELVIPAVRIHNATAVAGSLGIEGYDDLASIIRLGNPGDEVANVEVSLTPVTGGASPSTFEVSLAGGEVSDTPLEAAHELGEEILADGSYLVSVRSDVPVVAGVRTSTIDAPTQRGDGRLVPGDADLAWYASAAELREDAALAVASAASPVLVAVSVDGEAHTLQLVSLEGDGELTVEVPAIGAVAATLPGGSGYRIRGGEGVAAAVSFAGSGAIASYPVVSPRAADAPLVVRP from the coding sequence ATGGCTGACGACGAGCGCATGGATGCCGAGACGGTGACGCCGGAGCACGGGACGCCGGAGCCGGTGACGCCGGAGCCCGGGACGCCGACGGGCGAGACCCCCGCGGCCGAGGCCGCCGCCCCGGAGACGGGGGAGCCCGCGGAGACCCCCGTCCCTGCCCCCAAGCGCACGCCCGGCGCCGGTCGCCGCGCCACCGTCGTGTCGCTCCGCATCGTGCGCGGGATCGTGGGCCTCGCGGCCGCCGCCGCCGTCGTGGCAGCGGTCGGGCTCGTGCCGCTCACGACCTTCGGCGTCGAGCCGCTCGGCACGGTCGTCGAGCCCGAGCCCGCCGACCTGCAGACGGTGTGCCCCGGCTCTCTTCTGCGCCTCGGCGACGAGAGCGGCGGGGAGGCCGGCAGCGTCTTCCCCGTCGGCACGCCGACGCTCACGACGGCGGCCGAGCCGGGCGAGCCCGCGGCATCCGCGCTCGCCGGTGGCGACGCATCCGGCTCCTCGACCGCGCAACAGCCGACGACCCTCGTGCTGCCGGCCTCCGAGAGTGCTGTGCTCGCGGCCGCTCAGCGGCAGGACCCGGGCGGGCAGGGCGGCATCAGCGGCCTCGCGGCGACGGCGTGCGCCGAGCCGACGAGCTCCGCGTGGCTCGTCGGCGGCGGTACGACCGTCGGGCGCACGAGCATCCTGCATCTCGTCAACCCCACCGCCGTCGCGGCCGACGTCACGCTCGAGCTGTGGAGCGAGTCCGGGCAGGTGCGCGCGCCCGGCATGGCGGGCATCACCGTCCCGGCGGGCGGACGCCTCGCACTTCCGCTGAGCGGCTTCGCGCCCGACCTCGCGTCCCCCGTGGTGCACGTCGAGGCGCGCGGCGGCCAGGTCGTCGCGTGGCTGCAGACCTCCGTCACGCGCGTGCTCGACCCGGGCGGCGTCGACCTTGTGGCCGCGGGCTCCGCGCCCGCGCGCGAGCTCGTCATCCCGGCCGTGCGCATCCACAACGCCACGGCCGTGGCCGGCTCGCTCGGCATCGAGGGCTACGACGACCTCGCCTCGATCATCCGCCTCGGCAACCCCGGCGACGAGGTCGCCAACGTCGAGGTGAGCCTCACGCCCGTGACGGGCGGCGCGTCGCCGTCGACCTTCGAGGTGAGCCTCGCGGGCGGGGAGGTCAGCGACACGCCGCTCGAGGCCGCGCACGAGCTCGGCGAGGAGATCCTCGCCGACGGCTCCTACCTCGTCTCCGTCCGCTCCGACGTGCCCGTCGTCGCGGGCGTGCGCACGTCCACGATCGACGCGCCCACGCAGCGGGGCGACGGCCGCCTCGTGCCGGGCGACGCCGACCTCGCCTGGTACGCCTCCGCCGCCGAGCTCCGCGAGGATGCCGCTCTCGCGGTCGCCTCCGCCGCCTCGCCCGTGCTCGTGGCCGTCTCGGTCGACGGCGAGGCGCACACCCTCCAGCTCGTCTCGCTCGAGGGCGACGGTGAGCTCACGGTCGAGGTGCCGGCGATCGGCGCGGTCGCCGCGACCCTTCCCGGGGGCAGCGGCTACCGCATCCGGGGTGGCGAGGGCGTCGCGGCGGCGGTGAGCTTCGCGGGGTCGGGCGCGATCGCCTCCTACCCCGTGGTGTCGCCGCGGGCAGCGGATGCGCCGCTCGTCGTGCGCCCGTAG
- a CDS encoding acyl-CoA dehydrogenase family protein, which translates to MSFSQLASDFYGFETKLTETEREALAGLRAWLEADVKPLVNDYWDRAEFPKEILPAFHQQPVFGMQWDETKSFENSAVYRGWAALELARVDASVATYVGVQNGLALGAIGVCGSPEQRAEWLPKLADGSVIGAFGLTEPLSGSDSAQGLRTTATRDGDEWVLNGAKRWIGNATFSDIVVIWAKDTADGQVKGFIVPTATPGYTATKIERKQALRIVQNADIVLDDVRVPESLRLQNANSFRDTAAVLRLTRAEVAWAAVGVAIGAYEAALAYTQERIQFGKPIASHQLVQQHLAEMIGGITASIAMCTRVSEMLDEGTQKDEHAALAKAYATSRMREVVARAREVMGGNGIVLDYDAARFFNDAEALYSYEGTREMNTLIVGRALTGKAAFV; encoded by the coding sequence ATGTCCTTCTCGCAGCTCGCCAGCGACTTCTACGGCTTCGAGACGAAGCTCACCGAGACCGAGCGCGAGGCGCTCGCGGGCCTCCGCGCCTGGCTCGAGGCCGACGTCAAGCCCCTCGTGAACGACTACTGGGATCGCGCCGAGTTCCCGAAGGAGATCCTTCCCGCATTCCACCAGCAGCCCGTCTTCGGCATGCAGTGGGACGAGACGAAGAGCTTCGAGAACTCCGCCGTCTACCGCGGCTGGGCCGCGCTCGAGCTCGCGCGCGTCGACGCATCCGTCGCCACCTACGTGGGCGTGCAGAACGGCCTCGCGCTCGGCGCGATCGGCGTGTGCGGCTCGCCCGAGCAGCGCGCCGAGTGGCTGCCGAAGCTCGCCGACGGCTCCGTCATCGGCGCGTTCGGCCTCACCGAGCCGCTCTCGGGCTCCGACTCGGCGCAGGGCCTCCGCACGACGGCCACGCGCGACGGCGACGAGTGGGTGCTCAACGGCGCGAAGCGCTGGATCGGCAACGCCACCTTCAGCGACATCGTCGTCATCTGGGCGAAGGACACCGCCGACGGCCAGGTCAAGGGCTTCATCGTGCCGACCGCGACGCCCGGCTACACGGCCACCAAGATCGAGCGCAAGCAGGCCCTCCGCATCGTGCAGAACGCCGACATCGTGCTCGACGACGTGCGCGTGCCCGAGAGCCTGCGCCTGCAGAACGCGAACTCGTTCCGCGACACCGCCGCCGTGCTGCGGCTCACGCGCGCCGAGGTGGCGTGGGCGGCCGTCGGCGTCGCGATCGGCGCCTACGAGGCCGCCCTCGCCTACACGCAGGAGCGCATCCAGTTCGGCAAGCCCATCGCATCCCACCAGCTCGTGCAGCAGCACCTCGCCGAGATGATCGGCGGCATCACCGCCTCGATCGCGATGTGCACGCGCGTCTCGGAGATGCTCGACGAGGGCACCCAGAAGGACGAGCACGCGGCCCTCGCGAAGGCCTACGCGACGAGCCGGATGCGCGAGGTCGTCGCGCGCGCCCGCGAGGTCATGGGCGGCAACGGCATCGTGCTCGACTACGACGCGGCGCGGTTCTTCAACGACGCCGAGGCGCTGTACTCCTACGAGGGCACGCGCGAGATGAACACCCTCATCGTGGGCCGCGCGTTGACGGGCAAGGCCGCGTTCGTCTGA
- a CDS encoding GlxA family transcriptional regulator — MLKKVVCLALPGTAPFEFGVVCEVFGIDRSEMGGPRFEFAIATADPGPVPTSMGFDMLIENDLSIASDADLVAVPAHTIGPVDERYLDVIREAEARGAWVMSVCSGAFVLAQAGVLDGRRATTHWMHTDRLARDFPNTEVDPDVLFVQDGKVVTGAGTAAGIDAALHIVREEYGAAATNVIARRMVVPPQRDGGQSQYIPTPVPECRTDSFALVIEWMLENLDQDLTVDQLARRALMSSRTFARRFRAETGTTPAAWLNRQRILRAQQELEQTDDGLEQIAQRSGFGTAAVMRHHFLKVLGTTPTAYRRAFGERVAV, encoded by the coding sequence ATGCTCAAGAAGGTCGTGTGCCTTGCCCTCCCCGGCACCGCCCCGTTCGAGTTCGGGGTCGTGTGCGAGGTCTTCGGGATCGACCGCAGCGAGATGGGCGGCCCGCGCTTCGAGTTCGCGATCGCGACCGCCGACCCGGGTCCCGTGCCGACGAGCATGGGCTTCGACATGCTCATCGAGAACGACCTCTCGATCGCATCCGACGCCGACCTCGTGGCTGTGCCCGCGCACACGATCGGCCCCGTCGACGAGCGCTACCTCGACGTCATCCGCGAGGCCGAGGCGCGCGGGGCATGGGTCATGAGCGTGTGCTCGGGCGCCTTCGTGCTCGCCCAGGCGGGCGTGCTCGACGGCCGCCGGGCGACGACCCACTGGATGCACACCGACCGGCTCGCCCGCGACTTCCCGAACACCGAGGTCGACCCCGACGTGCTCTTCGTGCAGGACGGGAAGGTCGTCACGGGCGCGGGCACCGCGGCGGGCATCGACGCCGCGCTGCACATCGTGCGCGAGGAGTACGGCGCCGCCGCCACCAACGTCATCGCGCGCCGCATGGTCGTGCCGCCGCAGCGCGACGGAGGGCAGTCGCAGTACATCCCGACCCCGGTGCCCGAGTGCCGCACCGACAGCTTCGCGCTCGTGATCGAGTGGATGCTCGAGAACCTCGACCAGGACCTCACGGTCGACCAGCTCGCCCGCCGCGCCCTCATGTCGAGCCGCACCTTCGCCCGACGCTTCCGCGCCGAGACGGGCACGACGCCCGCCGCGTGGCTCAACCGCCAGCGCATCCTGCGGGCGCAGCAGGAGCTCGAGCAGACGGATGACGGCCTCGAGCAGATCGCGCAGCGCTCGGGCTTCGGCACTGCGGCGGTCATGCGGCACCACTTCCTCAAGGTGCTCGGCACGACGCCGACCGCCTACCGTCGCGCGTTCGGCGAGCGCGTCGCGGTCTGA
- a CDS encoding WhiB family transcriptional regulator, with protein sequence MTRNEYRPSVPEDWFVDPVKLGMPGLRPATVEDDDNPLAWQTDALCAQTDPEAFFPEKGGSTRDAKRICTGCSVRAQCLEYALENDERFGIWGGLSERERRKLRRSRTA encoded by the coding sequence ATGACGAGGAATGAGTATCGTCCCTCGGTCCCCGAGGACTGGTTCGTCGACCCTGTCAAGCTCGGCATGCCGGGCCTGCGCCCCGCCACCGTCGAGGACGACGACAACCCCCTCGCGTGGCAGACCGACGCGCTGTGCGCGCAGACCGACCCCGAGGCCTTCTTCCCCGAGAAGGGCGGCTCCACGCGCGACGCGAAGCGCATCTGCACCGGCTGCTCGGTGCGCGCCCAGTGCCTCGAGTACGCGCTCGAGAACGACGAGCGCTTCGGCATCTGGGGCGGGCTCTCCGAGCGTGAGCGGCGCAAGCTGCGTCGCAGCCGTACGGCGTAG
- a CDS encoding class I SAM-dependent methyltransferase has translation MPERYTLGHHESVLRSHRWRTAANSAAYLVPHLREGMNVLDVGAGPGTITVDLARLVYPGKVIGIDASEAVVAEASRLAEAQGVDNVEFRVADAYAPGFDDGSFDVVHAHQVLQHLGRPVEALRAWRGLVSPDGIVAARDCDYVGSIVFPDSEGLDAWRDTYVRLSRHNGGNPDAGRRLKSWAQEAGFTEVEAGASVWCWTDQPTRDWWGGLWADRAVESEYASGVLATGIGDRAALDLVREGWLGWRDDDSGWMVMPHGEILARG, from the coding sequence ATGCCCGAGCGCTACACCCTCGGCCACCACGAGAGCGTGCTGCGCTCCCACCGGTGGCGCACCGCCGCGAACTCCGCCGCCTACCTCGTGCCGCACCTGCGCGAGGGCATGAACGTGCTCGACGTGGGCGCGGGCCCCGGCACGATCACGGTCGACCTCGCGCGCCTCGTGTACCCGGGCAAGGTCATCGGCATCGACGCCTCGGAGGCAGTCGTGGCGGAGGCCTCCCGCCTCGCCGAGGCGCAGGGTGTCGACAACGTCGAGTTCCGCGTGGCCGACGCCTACGCGCCCGGCTTCGACGACGGCTCGTTCGACGTCGTGCACGCGCACCAGGTGCTGCAGCACCTCGGCCGCCCCGTCGAGGCACTGCGAGCGTGGCGCGGACTCGTCTCGCCCGATGGCATCGTCGCGGCGCGCGACTGCGACTACGTCGGCTCGATCGTCTTCCCCGACTCGGAGGGCCTCGACGCGTGGCGCGACACCTACGTGCGCCTCTCGCGCCACAACGGCGGCAACCCGGATGCGGGGCGTCGCCTCAAGTCGTGGGCGCAGGAGGCGGGCTTCACCGAGGTCGAGGCGGGCGCATCCGTCTGGTGCTGGACGGATCAGCCGACGCGCGACTGGTGGGGCGGGCTGTGGGCCGACCGCGCCGTCGAGTCGGAGTACGCCTCGGGCGTGCTCGCGACCGGCATCGGCGACCGAGCAGCCCTCGACCTCGTGCGCGAGGGCTGGCTCGGGTGGCGGGACGACGACAGCGGCTGGATGGTCATGCCGCACGGCGAGATCCTCGCGCGGGGCTAG
- a CDS encoding glycosyltransferase, which translates to MPRVTAILVVQDGDGWLDGTLTALAALTRRPDALIVVAEPTTQFRTETLEAAGVTQVVTATGGSYGTGVARALRAVPPAEGEEEWLWLLRADSAPEPDALRALLAAVEVAPSVAVAGPKLVDPSDHARLRSYGETISQLGATVVLVEDELDQAQYDTVTDVLAVAVDGALVRRPVWHALDGLDAGLPAADAGLDLGIRARLAGHRVVRVPDARVERARNPEDIGRRRPASPRLRRRVARSAQLHRRFVYAPALLVPVHWLALLPLAIIRSLGQLLAKRPNAVPGELSAALRALVDPTVPGARSRLRRADKVGWRAIAPLRMRGAALREQRAHERDRIDDRLGRERDLVRASFLGGGTWVVAAVIVAGVIVFWPLLGAATLEGGGLLPLASRATELWSRIGWGWREIGVGFAGAADPATYLWALLGSATWWDPSFSIVLLWFAALPFAALGAWWAATRLSERVWPPVAAAILWAAAPAFLSALGEGRVGAVLVHLLLPWFALALIEGARSWSASAAAALLFAAITAAAPVVAPVLLVGVIAWAFARPRGFVRTIGVPIPAIALFAPLVIDAIRSGSPLAALADPGVVLPYTPTSGWGLLIGRADGDASGWGGILALLGLPTAGWETIVPAALLALVVLVALLSLFLPGAGRSIPALALAAGGLATAWAANSLHVTTVGTAVTGPWPGSALSVYWLGLVGAAVVGLDAIRRAAVPVGVAAVAAAVIAVAPLLGASLVGASPVHAGDGRILPALADAAADADPGVGTLVLTPQPDGSLAVQLQRGEGATLDDQSALHAGRTSLSDDDLALAELAGNIASRGGYDPASELQRFQVGFVLVSPQNAGAGADAAAVRQRAVASLDASPAMTAASDSGYGTLWTFTGLERTEDDEPARGAWGVGVLAVQLTVLLAALLLAIPTGRRRRVVQTRSSLDEPAATTFDEDNDG; encoded by the coding sequence ATGCCCAGAGTCACCGCGATCCTCGTCGTCCAGGACGGCGACGGCTGGCTCGACGGCACCCTCACGGCGCTCGCCGCGCTGACGCGACGCCCCGACGCGCTCATCGTCGTGGCCGAGCCGACGACGCAGTTCCGCACCGAGACGCTCGAGGCCGCCGGTGTCACGCAGGTCGTGACCGCGACGGGCGGCAGCTACGGCACGGGTGTCGCCCGCGCCCTGCGCGCCGTGCCGCCCGCCGAGGGCGAAGAGGAGTGGCTGTGGCTGCTCCGCGCCGACTCGGCGCCCGAACCGGATGCGCTGCGCGCCCTGCTCGCGGCCGTCGAGGTCGCGCCCTCGGTCGCCGTCGCGGGACCCAAGCTCGTCGACCCCTCCGACCACGCGCGCCTGCGCTCTTACGGCGAGACCATCTCGCAGCTCGGCGCGACCGTCGTGCTCGTCGAGGACGAGCTCGACCAGGCCCAGTACGACACGGTCACCGACGTGCTCGCGGTCGCCGTCGACGGGGCGCTCGTGCGCCGCCCCGTGTGGCACGCGCTCGACGGGCTCGACGCCGGGCTGCCGGCCGCCGACGCCGGGCTCGACCTCGGCATCCGCGCCCGCCTCGCGGGCCACCGCGTCGTGCGCGTGCCCGACGCGCGCGTCGAGCGCGCCCGCAACCCCGAGGACATCGGCCGCAGGCGCCCAGCGAGCCCGCGACTGCGTCGCCGCGTCGCCCGCAGCGCGCAGCTGCACCGCCGCTTCGTCTACGCGCCCGCCCTGCTCGTGCCCGTGCATTGGCTCGCGCTCCTGCCGCTCGCGATCATCCGCTCGCTCGGGCAGTTGCTCGCGAAGCGGCCGAACGCCGTGCCGGGGGAGCTCTCGGCCGCGCTCCGCGCTCTCGTCGACCCCACCGTGCCGGGTGCCCGCTCCCGCCTGCGCCGCGCGGACAAGGTCGGCTGGCGCGCGATCGCACCGCTCCGGATGCGGGGGGCCGCCCTGCGCGAGCAGCGTGCGCACGAGCGCGACCGCATCGACGACCGACTGGGCCGGGAGCGCGACCTCGTGCGCGCATCCTTCCTCGGCGGCGGCACGTGGGTCGTCGCGGCCGTGATCGTCGCGGGCGTCATCGTCTTCTGGCCCCTGCTCGGAGCGGCGACGCTCGAGGGCGGCGGGCTCCTGCCGCTCGCGTCGCGCGCGACCGAGCTGTGGTCGCGGATCGGATGGGGCTGGCGCGAGATCGGCGTCGGCTTCGCGGGCGCGGCCGACCCCGCGACCTACCTGTGGGCTCTGCTCGGCTCGGCAACGTGGTGGGACCCGTCGTTCTCGATCGTGCTGCTGTGGTTCGCGGCGCTGCCGTTCGCGGCGCTCGGCGCGTGGTGGGCGGCGACCCGACTCTCCGAGCGCGTCTGGCCGCCCGTCGCGGCCGCGATCCTGTGGGCCGCCGCACCCGCGTTCCTCTCGGCGCTCGGGGAGGGGCGCGTCGGCGCCGTGCTCGTGCACCTCCTGCTTCCGTGGTTCGCGCTCGCGCTCATCGAGGGCGCGCGATCGTGGAGCGCCTCGGCGGCCGCCGCGCTCCTCTTCGCCGCCATCACGGCCGCGGCCCCCGTAGTCGCACCCGTGCTGCTCGTGGGCGTCATCGCGTGGGCGTTCGCGCGGCCGCGCGGCTTCGTGCGCACGATCGGCGTGCCCATCCCCGCGATCGCGCTCTTCGCGCCGCTCGTGATCGACGCGATCCGCAGCGGCTCGCCGCTCGCGGCGCTCGCCGACCCGGGCGTCGTGCTGCCGTACACGCCGACGAGCGGCTGGGGGCTGCTCATCGGGCGCGCCGACGGCGATGCGTCCGGATGGGGCGGCATCCTCGCGCTCCTCGGCCTGCCGACCGCCGGCTGGGAGACGATCGTGCCCGCGGCCCTCCTCGCGCTCGTCGTGCTCGTCGCGCTGCTCTCGCTCTTCCTGCCGGGCGCCGGGCGCTCGATCCCGGCCCTCGCGCTCGCGGCGGGCGGCCTCGCGACCGCGTGGGCCGCGAACAGCCTGCACGTGACGACCGTCGGCACGGCCGTCACGGGCCCCTGGCCGGGCAGCGCGCTGAGCGTCTACTGGCTCGGCCTCGTCGGCGCCGCGGTCGTCGGGCTCGACGCCATTCGCCGCGCCGCCGTGCCCGTGGGCGTCGCCGCGGTCGCCGCCGCCGTCATCGCGGTCGCGCCGCTGCTCGGCGCCTCGCTCGTGGGAGCGTCGCCCGTGCACGCGGGCGACGGGCGCATCCTGCCCGCCCTCGCGGATGCCGCGGCCGACGCCGACCCGGGGGTCGGCACGCTCGTGCTCACGCCGCAGCCCGACGGGTCGCTCGCGGTGCAGCTGCAGCGCGGCGAGGGTGCGACGCTCGATGACCAGTCGGCGCTCCACGCGGGCCGCACGAGCCTCTCGGACGACGACCTCGCCCTCGCCGAGCTCGCCGGCAACATCGCCTCGCGGGGCGGCTACGACCCCGCCTCCGAGCTGCAGCGCTTCCAGGTGGGCTTCGTGCTCGTCTCGCCCCAGAACGCGGGGGCGGGAGCGGATGCGGCGGCCGTTCGCCAGCGCGCCGTCGCCTCGCTCGACGCCTCGCCCGCCATGACCGCCGCGAGCGACAGCGGCTACGGCACCCTGTGGACCTTCACGGGCCTCGAGCGCACGGAGGACGACGAGCCCGCTCGCGGCGCGTGGGGCGTCGGCGTGCTCGCCGTTCAGCTCACGGTGCTGCTCGCGGCGCTCCTGCTCGCGATCCCGACGGGGCGGCGCCGGCGCGTCGTGCAGACGCGCTCGTCGCTCGATGAGCCGGCCGCGACGACCTTCGACGAGGACAACGATGGCTGA
- the galE gene encoding UDP-glucose 4-epimerase GalE yields the protein MTWLVTGGAGYIGAHVVRALQEAGLGAVVVDDLSSGRRRFVTPGVTFVEGTILDGGLLLDVLREHQVTGVIHVAGFKYAGVSVERPLHTYQQNVEGTRVLLAAMAEAGVDKIVFSSSAAVYGNTDQDLVTEDTPKNPTSPYGESKLIGEWLLRDQGVAAGLKHTSLRYFNVVGSGYPDVYDASPHNLFPLVFDALVDGRTPRIFGDDYPTPDGTNVRDYLHVADLALAHVAAAQALADRRPLEAAYNLGSGEGASVRQIMEAMARVTGIEFTPEIAPRRPGDPARIVASGELAARDLDWRMRHTLDEMVASAWAARTASVES from the coding sequence ATGACGTGGCTCGTGACCGGCGGTGCCGGCTACATCGGCGCGCACGTGGTGCGCGCACTCCAGGAGGCCGGCCTCGGCGCGGTCGTCGTCGACGACCTCTCGAGCGGCCGACGCAGGTTCGTGACGCCGGGCGTCACCTTCGTCGAGGGGACGATCCTCGACGGCGGACTGCTGCTCGACGTGCTCCGCGAACACCAGGTCACGGGCGTCATCCACGTCGCGGGCTTCAAGTACGCGGGCGTCTCGGTCGAGCGCCCGCTGCACACCTACCAGCAGAACGTGGAGGGCACGCGCGTGCTGCTCGCCGCGATGGCCGAGGCGGGCGTCGACAAGATCGTGTTCTCGTCGTCAGCTGCCGTCTATGGCAACACGGACCAGGACCTTGTGACCGAGGACACCCCGAAGAACCCCACCTCGCCGTACGGCGAGTCGAAGCTCATCGGCGAGTGGCTGCTGCGCGACCAGGGCGTCGCTGCGGGCCTCAAGCACACCTCGCTGCGCTACTTCAACGTCGTCGGCTCGGGCTACCCCGACGTCTACGACGCGAGCCCCCACAACCTCTTCCCGCTCGTGTTCGACGCGCTCGTCGACGGCCGCACGCCGCGCATCTTCGGCGACGACTACCCGACGCCCGACGGCACGAACGTCCGCGACTACCTGCACGTGGCCGACCTCGCGCTCGCGCATGTGGCCGCGGCCCAAGCGCTCGCCGACCGACGGCCCCTCGAGGCCGCATACAACCTCGGCAGCGGCGAGGGCGCATCCGTCCGCCAGATCATGGAGGCGATGGCGCGCGTGACGGGCATCGAGTTCACGCCCGAGATCGCCCCGCGGCGCCCCGGCGACCCTGCCCGCATCGTCGCGTCGGGCGAGCTCGCGGCCCGCGACCTGGACTGGCGGATGCGGCACACGCTCGACGAGATGGTCGCGAGCGCGTGGGCTGCGCGCACGGCGAGTGTCGAGTCCTGA
- the manA gene encoding mannose-6-phosphate isomerase, class I produces MFVPITNTPRGYAWGSTTAIAELLGRQPTGQPEAELWLGAHPGSPAEVVGKERSLLDVVDGRLPFLMKVLAAASPLSLQAHPTPAQAAEGFARENAAGVPLDAPERNYKDAFHKPEIIYALSDPFRALSGFRPVAETRAVLAPVADDPRIAPLLDRLTDDGALRDVFSWLIGRGEGVVDLVDAVVEASAIADGPSWQTVRTLADHYPGDPGIAISLLLHTVELRPGEVLYLPAGNIHAYLEGLGIELMAASDNVLRGGLTPKHVDVPELLRVLDFRPLPAPYLHPHEPEPGVHVFRPNVPDFALTVIEPDAAARGVEVRLEGPAIALCTDGDVALEGGPRLARGGAVYVEGETWLGVRGSGTVFVASAGESGERAPHDGSARQSG; encoded by the coding sequence ATGTTCGTGCCGATCACCAACACGCCGCGCGGCTACGCGTGGGGGTCGACGACCGCGATCGCGGAGTTGCTCGGTCGGCAGCCGACCGGTCAGCCGGAGGCCGAGCTGTGGCTCGGCGCGCATCCGGGCTCGCCCGCGGAGGTCGTGGGCAAGGAGCGCAGCCTCCTCGACGTCGTCGACGGGCGCCTCCCGTTCCTCATGAAGGTGCTCGCGGCGGCGTCCCCGCTCTCGCTGCAGGCGCATCCGACGCCCGCCCAGGCGGCCGAGGGCTTCGCGCGTGAGAACGCCGCGGGGGTGCCGCTCGACGCGCCCGAGCGCAACTACAAAGACGCGTTCCACAAGCCCGAGATCATCTACGCCCTCTCCGACCCGTTCCGCGCCCTGTCGGGTTTCCGACCGGTCGCCGAGACGCGCGCCGTGCTCGCGCCCGTCGCCGACGATCCGCGCATCGCGCCGCTCCTCGACCGGCTGACCGACGACGGTGCGCTGCGCGACGTGTTCTCGTGGCTCATCGGGCGCGGGGAGGGCGTCGTCGACCTCGTGGACGCGGTCGTCGAGGCCTCGGCCATCGCCGACGGGCCGAGCTGGCAGACGGTCCGCACCCTCGCCGACCACTACCCGGGCGACCCCGGAATCGCGATCTCGCTCCTGCTGCACACGGTCGAGCTGCGCCCGGGCGAGGTGCTCTACCTGCCAGCGGGCAACATCCACGCCTACCTCGAGGGCCTCGGCATCGAGCTCATGGCCGCGAGCGACAACGTGCTGCGCGGGGGCCTCACACCGAAGCACGTCGACGTGCCGGAGCTGCTGCGGGTGCTCGACTTCCGCCCTCTCCCGGCGCCCTACCTGCACCCCCACGAACCCGAGCCGGGTGTGCACGTCTTCCGCCCCAACGTGCCCGACTTCGCGCTCACGGTGATCGAACCGGATGCCGCGGCGCGCGGTGTCGAGGTGCGGCTCGAGGGTCCCGCGATCGCGCTCTGCACGGATGGCGACGTCGCCCTCGAGGGCGGGCCGCGTCTCGCGCGCGGCGGCGCGGTCTACGTCGAGGGGGAGACGTGGCTCGGCGTGCGAGGATCCGGAACCGTCTTCGTCGCGAGCGCTGGCGAATCCGGCGAGCGCGCCCCGCACGACGGCAGCGCTCGCCAGTCCGGGTAG